One Ignavibacteriota bacterium DNA window includes the following coding sequences:
- a CDS encoding deaminase, with amino-acid sequence MMEQRAITDAKTIGPYSPAQQVGNFLFVSGQIALNSETGKLETADIETETKQALHNLMNILKSAGYDSSDVVSTTVYLKDINDFAKMNAVYAKHFQEGNYPTRATVQVAALPKDARIEISAIAYKSTSK; translated from the coding sequence ATGATGGAGCAAAGAGCAATCACCGATGCGAAGACAATAGGACCGTACAGCCCGGCGCAGCAGGTCGGGAATTTTCTTTTTGTTTCAGGTCAGATTGCCTTGAATTCCGAAACAGGAAAACTCGAAACCGCCGACATCGAAACGGAAACAAAACAAGCATTACACAATCTGATGAATATACTGAAAAGCGCAGGCTACGATTCAAGCGATGTCGTTTCGACAACAGTTTATCTCAAAGACATCAACGATTTTGCAAAGATGAACGCTGTGTACGCCAAGCATTTTCAGGAAGGAAATTATCCTACACGTGCAACGGTGCAGGTTGCCGCGTTGCCAAAAGATGCGCGAATTGAAATTTCCGCCATCGCTTACAAATCAACCAGCAAATAA